The following is a genomic window from Mycolicibacterium sp. TY81.
CACCGCGGCGACCGCGGACCGCTGGGCCAAGCGGGATGTCGCGGCGCTGCCGGGGCACTGCGGCGGATTGTCCGTCGGGGTGGTGACGGGCGACGCGCATCCGGCTCGGGTGGGGGACTGCATCCTGCCGGCCGCTCGTGAATTCAAGGACAGCGCAAGCCTTTTCGACGCGTTGCAGGCGGGTGCGGTGACGGTGGCCTGGACCTCGACGGCGGCGCCCGCGGTACCGTCCGGGGTGACGGTACTGACCGACCGGACGTCGCTGATCCGCGCCGAGAACGTGGTGCCCTTGTACCGGCGCAATGTCCTGGCCGAGCAACAGGTGTTGGCGCTCAACGGAATTGCCGGCGAACTGGACACCGCGACGCTGACCGACATGATCGGTCAGGTCGACAAGGGTGCCGATCCGGCGGCCGTGGCGGGTGCGTGGCTGGCCCAGCATCCGCTGGACCACTAGCCGCGCGGGCAATCCGCGGTCAGGGGTTCACATGCCCTCGCGCTGCTCACCAGTAGTGGGTGAACCTGGTGCGAAGTGCGTGGTTTCAATCGCGGGGAGCAGTAGCCATTCTGATTGAAGCCACGCACCGTTCCGCGCCGCGAAACGTCCCTGGCTTCAACAACAACCCGCGGATCGTCGTCCCGGTTGCGCTCAGGGACTTATCGCCCCGCCGCTGTTGGTGAACAAGTCCACCCGTGTCTCGGCGCCCGCGGGCAGGGGTCGCACAACTGGCCCGGGAGTCAACCGAGCTTCGGCAGCACCCGTCCGGCGATGGCCGCGAAGAGACCCTGGTAGGCGCCCGACCCGGTGATGCGGACGATCACGTCGACGATCTTGGCGTCGGGTCCGACCAGCACCCGGGCGTGGCCCTTGCGGACCGACTCGAGAATGATCTGCGCGGCGCGTTCGGGCGTGGTCAGGGCCGCCCTGTCGAACAGCTTGTTCAGGCCCGCGGAGTCGATGTCGGACGCCGCGGTCGAGTTGCGCACGATGTTCGTCTTGATGCCGCCGGGGTGCACCGTGGTGACCTTCACCGGATGCCCGGCGAGCTTCATCTCCTGGCGCAGCGCCTCGGTGAAGCCGCGGACGGCGAATTTGGCTGCGTTGTAAGCGGATTGGCTGGGCACCGCGAACAGGCCGAAGATGCTCGAGACGTTGACGACGTGCCCGTCACCCGAGGCGATCAGGTGCGGCAGAAAGACCTTGGTGCCGTTCACGACGCCCCAGAAGTCGACGTCCATGACCCGTTCGATGTCCTTGAACTGGCTGACCTCGAGATCACCGGTGAAGGCGATGCCGGCGTTGTTGTAGACCTGGTTGACCTTGCCGAAGTGCTTGACCACCTCGTCGGCGTAGAGCTCGAAGGCCTCCCGCTCGGCGACGTTGAGCCGGTCGGCTTTCACCGGCGCGCCGATGGCCTTGACCTGTTCCTCGGTCTTGGCCAGGCCCTCGGTGTCGATGTCACTGATCGCCAGCGACGCACCCGAGCGCGCCAGCTCGATGGCCAGCGCCTGACCGATACCCGACCCGGCTCCGGTGATCACACAGACCTTGCCGGCGAATCCCTCCATGACCGCTCCTTTGCGTTGGGTGGTGGGTGTCAGTGCGAGCGCGACGGCATCACGCGGGACGTGACGCGGGAGAACAGATCCTGGTATGCGCCCGAGCCGGTGGCCCGGATGATGAGGTCCAGCAGCTTGGCGTCCGGTCCGACGAGCACGCGGGCGTGGCCCTTGCGGACGGCCTCCAGGATGATCTTGGCGGCGCGTTCGGGCGTGGTCTTGGCCAGCTTCGCGTCGAAGGTCTTGGCCAGTTCCTTCGGGTCGATGCCTTCGACCGCGGTGGAGTTGCGCGCAATGCCGGTCTTCACGCCGCCGGGGTGCACGGTGGTGACCTTGACGGGGTGGCCGGCGAGCTTCATCTCCTGGCGCAGCGCCTCGGTGAAGCCGCGGACGGCGAACTTGGAGGCGTTGTAGGCGGCCTGGCCGGGGACGGCGAACAGGCCGAAGACGCTCGAGACGTTGACGACGTGCCCGTCGCCGGAGGCGATGAGGTGCGGCAGGAATTCCTTGGTGCCGTTGACGACGCCCCAGAAGTTGACGTCCATGACCCGTTCGATGTCCTTGAACTGGCTGACCTCGATGTCGCCGGTGAAGGCGATGCCGGCGTTGTTGTAGATCTGGTTGACCTTGCCGAAGTGCTCGGCGACAGCGTCGGCGTAGAGGGCGAAGGCCTCGCGCTCGGTGACGTTGAGGCGGTCGGCCTTGACGGGGGCGCCGATGGCCTTGATCCGCGCCTCGGTCTCGGCGAGGCCCTCCGTGTTGACGTCACTGATCGCCAGCTTGGCGCCCGAGCGGGCGAGCTCGATGGCGAGTGCCTGACCGATACCCGATCCGGCTCCGGTGACGACACAGACTTTCCCGGCGAAGCCCGACATGTTCACTCCCTTGTGGTCGATGCGCGTGCTGCTAGCGACAGTAGCCGGTACCGCCGGTGTCGGATAGCACCGGGTGGCGCTGCGAGAGCTGCGGTACCAAACGGTACCAAACCGCCATCAACCTGTGAATCATGCTAGGAAATGGCCGGTGCGGGCCCATTTTCATCGACGCACGCCGCCCCTGCCGCGACGCTCGCTGCATTGCTTCTCTTCTTCGACCCGACGGCAGGGAGTTGATTCCGATGACAGCATCGTGGGGCCTGACCGGACCGCAGTTTCTGGGCGTCTATCTCGTCACGTATCTGCTTGCGCTGGCGTTGATGTACGGCTTCCGGGCCGTGTTGACGCACTCGGGAACGGCGGAAACCGATGCCGCGAATCCGCGGCCGCTACTGGACCCTTATGAAACCGCATATCTGGCCGGCGGGCCGGGCCGTACCGTCAGCACGGCGATCGCGAACCTGGCCTTGAGCGACCGGCTTCTGGTTTCCCGCGGCGGCACGCTCACCGTCGCCGCCGGCGCCACGCTGATCGACGATGTGGACGCTGCCGTCGCCGACGGGGTGTCCGCCACGCACCGCCGGAAGACGGCGATGAAGCGGCTGCGCAAGCATCCCCGGATCGTGGCGATCGGTGAGCGGTTGCGTGCCCGGGGTCTGCTTCTCGACAGCGCTTCGACCGCCGTCCTGCGGGCGTGTGCGCTGCTGCCGTGCGCGGTGTGGGTCGTCGGTGTGCTCCGGTTGATCAACGGCATCGAGCTGCACCACAAGGTCCTTCTGCTGTTCGTTTTCCTGGTGGCAACCGGTCTGTCGACACTCGTCCTGGTGCGTGCGTTCCTTGCCGATGCGGCACACCGCCCGTCCGCGGAAGGGCAACTCGCCCTGCAGGGCATGCGCAACCGGTATGGGTCCGGGGTGGCCCTGACCGAGCCTGCGGCGGAGACCGGACGCACCGATGCGGCCCGTCAGGCACAGGTGGTCGGCGTCGCGCTGCTCGGTTTCGTCGCGCTGACCGACGACGATCTGCGTACCTCGTTGCTCGGCAGCGTCGGTGTCGCGGGCGGCGGCGGTTGCGGCAGCGGCAGCAGCTGCGGCGGTGGTGGTGGGGGATGTGGCGGCGGTGGCTGTGGCGGCTGCGGCGGGTGCGGCGGATGACCACCGGAGCTTCCGGGCCTGCCATCGGTATCGGCTGGCGGCCCGAGATCGACCTCACCATCGAGCGACTGCCCGGTGTCGAGTTCATGGAGGTGATCGCCGAAGGTATCCGGCCCGGCGCCCTGCCGGCTTCGCTGGAGGCGGTCCGTAGTCGCGGAATTCCCGTTGTGCCACATGGAATTTCGCTCTCGTTGGGCGGTGCTGAGCGGCCCGACCCCGCCCGGCTCGAGCACCTCGGCGCGTGTGCGGCGGCCCTGGGTGCCCCGTTGGTGAGCGAGCACATCGCCTTCGTGCGCGCCGGAAACCGCGAGGCCGGGCATCTCCTGCCGGTGCCGCGTAGCCGTGCCGCGCTCGACGTCGTCGTGGCCAATGTCCGGATCGCTCAGGACGCGTTGGCCGTCCCGCTGGCGCTCGAACACGTGGCGTCCGTCGTGTCCTGGCCCGACGACGAGTTCACCGAAGCGCAGTTCCTGTGCGAGATCATCGAGCGCACGGGCGCGCTCCTGCTGCTGGACGTGGCCAACCTGTACACGTCCGCCGTCAACTTCGGTGCTGATCCGATCGCTGCGCTCGACACGTTGCCGTTGGATCGGATCGCCTATGTGCACGTCGCCGGGGGAGCCTTGCGCGACGGCATCTGGCACGACACCCACACCGCCGACGTCGCCGAGCCGATCCTGAATCTGCTCGCCGAGCTCGCGAGCCGAACCGTGCTGCCCGCCGTCATGCTGGAACGCGACGGCGCCTACCCGGCGCCCAGCGTGCTGGCTCGGGAGTTGGCCGCCATCAGGTCGGCTGTCGGACGAGTCGGCGATGACGTGGTGCGGCCCTGGGCCGCGGGACCACAGCGGCGACCCGGTCGAGTGGGGGCCGAGCCGTCGGACCTCACCCGGAGGGCGCTGGCCGATGCCGAGGACACGCTGCTGCAGGCACTGCTGGGGCTGTCCGGCCCGCCGGCGGGATTCGATGCCGACCGTGTTGCGGTGGCCGGCGCTGCATTGGCCCACAAGCGAGCCCATACTCAGCCGAAAATGAGCTTGGGTGCGAAATTCCGGCGGAAGTTCGCACCCAAGCTCAGGTTCGACGCTACGGGGCGAACGCCTCGTCGATGATCGCCTGCTGCTCGATGGCGTGCACCTTCGAGCTGCCCGACGACGGCGCGCTCATGGCCCGGCGGGAGATGCGCTTGATGCCGGTCAGCTTCTCGGGCAGCAATTCGGGCAGGCTCAGGCCGAAGGTCGGCCAGGCGCCCTGGTTGGCCGGCTCTTCCTGCACCCAGAAGTACTGCTGCACGTTCGGGTACTGGTCCAGCGTGGCGTTGAGCCGGCGCTTGGGCAGCGGGTACAGCTGCTCGATGCGCACGATCGCGATGTCATCGCGCTTGTCCTTGGCCTTGCGCGCCACCAGCTCGTAGTACAGCTTGCCGCTGGTGAGCAGCACCCGGGTGACCTTCGACCGGTCGCCGACGCCGTCTTCGTACGTCGGCTCCTCGAGCACCGAGCGGAACTTGATCTCGGTGAAGTCCTTGATGTCGCTGACCGCGGCCTTGTTGCGCAGCATGGACTTCGGGGTGAAGACGATCAGCGGGCGGTGGATGCCGTCGAGACCGTGCCGGCGCAGCAGGTGGAAGTAGTTGGCCGGGGTCGACGGCATGGCGACCGTCATCGAACCCTCGGCGCACACCTGCAGGAACCGCTCGATGCGGCCCGACGTGTGGTCCGGGCCCTGGCCCTCGTGGCCGTGCGGCAGCAGCAGCACGACGTCGGACAACTGGCCCCACTTGGCCTCGCCGGAGCTGATGAACTCGTCGATGATCGACTGCGCGCCGTTGACGAAGTCACCGAACTGGGCTTCCCACAACACCATGGCGTCGGGGTTGCCCACCGAGTAGCCGTACTCGAAGCCCACCGCGGCGAACTCCGACAGCGCCGAGTTGTAGATCAGCAGCTTGCCGCCGGTCGGGGTGCCGTCGGTGTTGGTGGCCAGCAGTTGCAGCGGGGTGAACTCCTCGCCGGTGACGCGGTCGATGAGCACCGCGTGCCGCTGCGTGAAGGTGCCGCGCTGCGTGTCCTGTCCGGAGAACCGGATCAGCCGGCCCTCGGCGACCATCGAGCCCAGGGCGAGCAGCTCGGCGAACGCCCAGTCGATCTTGCCCTCGTAGGCCATCTCGCGGCGCTTCTCCAGCACCGGCTTGACGCGCGGGTGGACGTTGAAGCCCTCCGGCACCGCCAGGTGCGCGTCGCCGATGCGGGCCAGCAGCGACTTGTCGACCGCCGTCAGCAGGCGCTGCGGGATGGTCTGGTCGGTTTCCACCGACTCGCTGGGGGCGAGCTCGTGCTTCTCGAGCTCGCGGACCTCGTTGAAGACCCGCTCCAGCTGGCCCTGGTAGTCGCGCAGGGCGTCTTCGGCCTCTTTCATGGAGATGTCACCACGGCCGATGAGGGCTTCGGTGTAGGTCTTGCGGACGCCACGCTTGGTGTCGATGACGTCGTACATGTACGGCTGGGTCATCGACGGGTCGTCGCCCTCGTTGTGACCGCGGCGGCGGTAGCACAGCATGTCGATGACGACGTCCTTCTTGAACGCCTCACGGAAGTCGACGGCGAGACGGGCCACCCAGGCGCAGGCCTCGGGGTCGTCGCCGTTGACGTGGAAGATCGGCGCGCCGATCATCTTCGCCACGTCGGTGCAGTATTCGCTGGAGCGCGAATCCGTTGGCGCCGTGGTGAATCCGATTTGGTTGTTCACGATGATGTGGACGGTGCCGCCGGTGCGGTAGCCCTTGAGCAGCGCCAGGTTGAGGGTCTCGGCGACCACGCCCTGGCCGGCGAACGCGGCGTCGCCGTGCAGCATCATCGGCATGATCGAGAAGCGGCCATGGGCGTCGCTGTCGTCGTGCTCGTCGCCGACGAGCAGGTCCTGCTTGGCGCGGACCAGACCCTCCAGGACCGGGTCGACGGCCTCGAGGTGGCTGGGGTTGGCGACCAGCGACACGTCGATCTCGTTGTCGCCGAACATC
Proteins encoded in this region:
- a CDS encoding glycine betaine ABC transporter substrate-binding protein, with amino-acid sequence MSRRVAAGGVALAALLTAATAGCSSGQSVPGPPALTVGAAPTAESKLLAHLYSAALGYFGIPTRVHLVPDPVAALDSADVTVAPGLTGELLVRFVPHATARADEQVYRSMISALPEGVAAADYTASAQDKPAVAVTAATADRWAKRDVAALPGHCGGLSVGVVTGDAHPARVGDCILPAAREFKDSASLFDALQAGAVTVAWTSTAAPAVPSGVTVLTDRTSLIRAENVVPLYRRNVLAEQQVLALNGIAGELDTATLTDMIGQVDKGADPAAVAGAWLAQHPLDH
- a CDS encoding SDR family oxidoreductase, producing the protein MEGFAGKVCVITGAGSGIGQALAIELARSGASLAISDIDTEGLAKTEEQVKAIGAPVKADRLNVAEREAFELYADEVVKHFGKVNQVYNNAGIAFTGDLEVSQFKDIERVMDVDFWGVVNGTKVFLPHLIASGDGHVVNVSSIFGLFAVPSQSAYNAAKFAVRGFTEALRQEMKLAGHPVKVTTVHPGGIKTNIVRNSTAASDIDSAGLNKLFDRAALTTPERAAQIILESVRKGHARVLVGPDAKIVDVIVRITGSGAYQGLFAAIAGRVLPKLG
- a CDS encoding SDR family oxidoreductase, which codes for MSGFAGKVCVVTGAGSGIGQALAIELARSGAKLAISDVNTEGLAETEARIKAIGAPVKADRLNVTEREAFALYADAVAEHFGKVNQIYNNAGIAFTGDIEVSQFKDIERVMDVNFWGVVNGTKEFLPHLIASGDGHVVNVSSVFGLFAVPGQAAYNASKFAVRGFTEALRQEMKLAGHPVKVTTVHPGGVKTGIARNSTAVEGIDPKELAKTFDAKLAKTTPERAAKIILEAVRKGHARVLVGPDAKLLDLIIRATGSGAYQDLFSRVTSRVMPSRSH
- a CDS encoding TIGR04222 domain-containing membrane protein → MTASWGLTGPQFLGVYLVTYLLALALMYGFRAVLTHSGTAETDAANPRPLLDPYETAYLAGGPGRTVSTAIANLALSDRLLVSRGGTLTVAAGATLIDDVDAAVADGVSATHRRKTAMKRLRKHPRIVAIGERLRARGLLLDSASTAVLRACALLPCAVWVVGVLRLINGIELHHKVLLLFVFLVATGLSTLVLVRAFLADAAHRPSAEGQLALQGMRNRYGSGVALTEPAAETGRTDAARQAQVVGVALLGFVALTDDDLRTSLLGSVGVAGGGGCGSGSSCGGGGGGCGGGGCGGCGGCGG
- a CDS encoding DUF692 domain-containing protein, coding for MTTGASGPAIGIGWRPEIDLTIERLPGVEFMEVIAEGIRPGALPASLEAVRSRGIPVVPHGISLSLGGAERPDPARLEHLGACAAALGAPLVSEHIAFVRAGNREAGHLLPVPRSRAALDVVVANVRIAQDALAVPLALEHVASVVSWPDDEFTEAQFLCEIIERTGALLLLDVANLYTSAVNFGADPIAALDTLPLDRIAYVHVAGGALRDGIWHDTHTADVAEPILNLLAELASRTVLPAVMLERDGAYPAPSVLARELAAIRSAVGRVGDDVVRPWAAGPQRRPGRVGAEPSDLTRRALADAEDTLLQALLGLSGPPAGFDADRVAVAGAALAHKRAHTQPKMSLGAKFRRKFAPKLRFDATGRTPRR
- a CDS encoding multifunctional oxoglutarate decarboxylase/oxoglutarate dehydrogenase thiamine pyrophosphate-binding subunit/dihydrolipoyllysine-residue succinyltransferase subunit, encoding MSTSPSPFGQNEWLVEEMYRKFREDPSSVDPSWHDFLRDYNPEPITDTTDSVTVATPAPAAAPAAPAAAPAPAAAPAAPAAPAAAPAKAAPAKAAPAKAAAGPAPAEDSETQTLRGAAAAVVKNMNASLDVPTATSVRAIPAKLMIDNRVVINNHLKRTRGGKISFTHLLGYAIVQAVKQFPNMNRYFAEVDGKPTAVTPAHTNLGLAIDLQNKDGSRQLVVAAIKRCETMQFGQFIAAYEDIVRRARDGKLTAEDFSGVTISLTNPGTIGTVHSVPRLMRGQGAIIGAGAMEYPAEFQGASEERIAELGVGKLITLTSTYDHRIIQGAESGDFLRTVHHLLLDDDFYDEIFRELGIPYEPVRWRIDNPDSIAHKNARIIELIAAYRNRGHLMADIDPLRLDKTRFRSHPDLDVNTHGLTLWDLDREFKVDGFAGKQFMKLRDVLSVLRDAYCRHVGVEYTHILEPEQQKWLQERVEVKHDKPTVGEQKYILSKLNAAEAFETFLHTKYVGQKRFSLEGAEAVIPMMDAAIDQAAEHNLDEVVIGMPHRGRLNVLANIVGKPYSKIFSEFEGNLNPALAHGSGDVKYHLGATGHYLQMFGDNEIDVSLVANPSHLEAVDPVLEGLVRAKQDLLVGDEHDDSDAHGRFSIMPMMLHGDAAFAGQGVVAETLNLALLKGYRTGGTVHIIVNNQIGFTTAPTDSRSSEYCTDVAKMIGAPIFHVNGDDPEACAWVARLAVDFREAFKKDVVIDMLCYRRRGHNEGDDPSMTQPYMYDVIDTKRGVRKTYTEALIGRGDISMKEAEDALRDYQGQLERVFNEVRELEKHELAPSESVETDQTIPQRLLTAVDKSLLARIGDAHLAVPEGFNVHPRVKPVLEKRREMAYEGKIDWAFAELLALGSMVAEGRLIRFSGQDTQRGTFTQRHAVLIDRVTGEEFTPLQLLATNTDGTPTGGKLLIYNSALSEFAAVGFEYGYSVGNPDAMVLWEAQFGDFVNGAQSIIDEFISSGEAKWGQLSDVVLLLPHGHEGQGPDHTSGRIERFLQVCAEGSMTVAMPSTPANYFHLLRRHGLDGIHRPLIVFTPKSMLRNKAAVSDIKDFTEIKFRSVLEEPTYEDGVGDRSKVTRVLLTSGKLYYELVARKAKDKRDDIAIVRIEQLYPLPKRRLNATLDQYPNVQQYFWVQEEPANQGAWPTFGLSLPELLPEKLTGIKRISRRAMSAPSSGSSKVHAIEQQAIIDEAFAP